The sequence below is a genomic window from Uranotaenia lowii strain MFRU-FL chromosome 2, ASM2978415v1, whole genome shotgun sequence.
CTTGTCCAGTGTGACCAATGCGACGATTGGTGGCATCAATCTTGCGCTGGTGTCACGGGGTCCATCAAAAGCAAGCCGTGGACTTGCCGTAAGTGTGTTCCAGCTCCTAGTATCGCGAGTAGCACCACCACAACCAGTTCACACAAACGCATTCAACTAAAACTAGAGAAGCTGGCTGAAAAGCGCGCTCTAGAGCAAAAAGCTCTAAAGGTTAAACTGGATGCAATCCATGCCGAACAGCAGATGGTTGATGAGAAGTACAAACTTCTCCAAGCAGCTGTCGAAGATCCGGAAGAAAACGGCAGCCATCGAAGTCGGGTAACTAAAAGAAGCAGTCTTCAACGAACCAATGATTGGCTCGACCAAATCTCAGAGCCCGAGAACGACGTGTGCGATGTCATTGGGCTCGAATCCGAAATCAGTCCTACGATTCCACAACATCCACCAAATTCTTTTGCCACTCTTCCACCCGTCCGAGCAGCAGGAATGCATTCCGGAACCACGCCCAAACTAAATCCAACCAACAAAAGCGGAAGGGGAGGACATTCGAGGAAATTGATATCAACATCGAATGCTGACGTGCAACACATCGAGCAGCTGCAGAAAAAACGCGCCGGTTTAAAACAGCATCCGAACGCTGGGTTACCATCTGCCTTTCCTCTCCCGGAGTTCAGAGCAGATCaacaggaaaattattttgtccCCAACGTCATCATCGAAGACGGAGAAACCGAACAGCCTTCCCCTCCGACCAAGTATACCTCCAACCAACACCAACAAGGTAAGCCCGTTCCATCTACTGATTTGAATTGCCAACCAATGTCTCCCATAACAAATATAGACCATTATGAGTCCCTGATAAGCCAATTTGGACACATGTCGCCAAGTGAATCAAATATAGCCCAATTTATGACTGACTATAAACCCACTCCCTCTCAACTTGCTGCTCGCCAGACCATGAATCGTGACCTCCCTACCTTCACTGGGAACCCGGCAGAATGGCCTATGTTTATAAGCATTTTCACAACCACAACATTGGCCTGTGGTTTCAATAAAGCCGAAAATCTTTTACGCCTTCAGCGATGCTTAAAAGGCGCAGCTCTTGACTCGGTCCGGAGTCGCCTTATGATGCCGAATTCCGTTCCGAGTATTATTGATACACTCCGAAGCTTTTATGGAAGGCCTGAGTTATTAATTAACGATATGCTAGCCAAAATTCGTTCTATTCCCCCACCTAAAAATGAGAAACTTGAATCGTTAATTGAATTCGGCATTATCGTCCAGGGTTTTTGTGATCACCTCAAAGCTGCGAATCAAGAGAATCACCTGTCAAATCCGTCACTACTTTCTGAATTAGTACAACGTTTACCTGATAATTACAAGATGCAGTGGGCGGATTATAGTGTAgtgaaaagtgatgttgatTTGCATGATTTTGGAGAAtttatgaataaattgattACCTCCGCCAGTCGTGTTACCTTGTACACGGGACCAACCGGTAGATCGGAAGATCGTAGCAAACCGAAGCGCGGTTTGCTTCATGCGCACGTGGACGTCGGTCAAACAACTAGCCGAGTTCTGACATGCGTTGCATGTGATGGGGATCATCGTCTCAAGGATTGTGCGGAATTTGCATCGTTCAACATAAACAACCGTTGGCAGCTGGTACTCAAAGAAGGACTTTGCAGGAACTGTCTTAATTTCCATGGTCGTCGTTCCTGTCGAGTGCGTGGTCAATGTGATGTGAACGGTTGCCAGCAGCGACATCATCCTCTTCTACATTCCCCTCGAACCCCTCCTCCTTCTAGTGATGCTTCGAATAATTTTGTAAACCATCATACCGTTACGTCAGCTGAAAATCACTCACATCGGAGTTCGACTTCATCTCATCTTTTCCGTATTTTGCCGATCACGGTGTATGGAAGCGGAAACCGAAAGCTAGATACTTATGCCTTTTTGGATGGGGGCTCATCTCTTACACTCATGGAAGAGGCGTTAGCTCATGAGCTTGGAATCCAAGGTGATCCTCAAGTTCTCTGCTTAAAATGGACTGGAAACGTGACCCGAACCGAACGCAGttcacaaaaaattgaattaaaaatatccgGAATTAATCTTGCTAAATATCAATTACAAGATACCAGAACGGTAAAAGCTTTGACACTTCCGCAACAGTCATTGCAATTTGATTCACTGTCAACAATGTTCCACCATCTACAAGGTCTACCAATCTCAAGCTATACTCATGCAGTGCCCCGAATTTTAATTGGAGTTAATAATATCCGGTTGACAGTTCCTCTTCGAGTTAAAGAAGGCAAGCTCAACGAACCAGTTGCTACCAAGACACGCCTTGGTTGGTGTGTTTATGGGGGAACAGTCGATGTAATAGAAAAATCAACAGTGAATCTTCATACATGCGTGTGCATAACCGATCGAACACTCCATGATACGGTAAAAGATTACTTCGCATTAGAAGATACTGGTATTGCGGCTTcaaaaatgttagaatcggCAGATGATATCAGAGCAAATAAGATTCTGGAAGAATCAACTATTCGCGTTGGCCAACGTTTTCAGACCGGTCTACTATGGAAATACGATCCTGACCTAATTGAGTTTCCGGACAGTTTTCCTATGGCCATGAAACGATTCGAATGTCTCGAAAGAAAGCtggaaaaaaacctgaaaataaaacaaacaattgaACAACAAATTAAAGATTATGTAGCAAAAGGATACGCTCGTCGAGCTACTACAGATGAACTTGAAAATAGCGATCCTCGGAAAGTATGGTACTTACCGTTGGGTGTAGTAGTGAATCCCAAGAAACCGGGAAAAGTACGTATGGTTTGGGATGCATCCGCCATGGTAAAAGGAGTGTCGTTAAATACAATGTTGTTAAAGGGACCTGATCAGCTCGTTGCATTACCAAGAGTTCTTTTTCGATTTCGCCAGTTCGCTATTGCAGTAACGGGCGATATAGCAGAAATGTATCACCAGATTCTTATCCGCCCCCAAGATCAACAATCTCAACGATTTCTTTGGCGATCAGTCCCGAACAAAAATCTAGAAGTTTTCGTTATGCAGGTAGCGACGTTTGGATCCACTTGTTCTCCTGCATCCGCCCAATACGTCAAAAACCGGAATGCCATGGAGTTTTCTGAGAAATATCCCCGAGCTGCAGAAGAGATTATAGATGGTCACTATGTAGATGACTATATGGGAAGCTTCGCCAGTAAAGAAGAAGCCAAAAAAGTTGCTGTTGAAATACGTGATGTTCATGCTCATGGTGGATTCAAAATACGAGACTGGAAGTCAAACTGCCCCGAAGTTATCGATGTACTGgagaaacaaacaatcagcaatcCGTCGTGCATTGGGATCAACTCGACAAGTAGCGAGAAGGTGTTAGGCATGCAATGGTTCTCCGGAGAAGATCTCCTAGCCTACAGCACCTCTTTTCAACAAGATTTGCAGAAGCTTATCACTAGCAAAAATAGACCTACAAAGCGTCAAGTTCTCAAATTTCTGATGAGTGTGTTTGATCCTCTGGGGCTTTTAGCAGCGTTCGTGGTGCAAGGGAAAGTGTTGTTGCAAGACATCTGGCGTGCTGGGACCAAATGGGATGAAGAAATCGACGACCAAGGTTATGCGAAGTGGATACGATGGACTGACCTCTTCAAAGTGATAGCGGACCTAAGAATCCCCAGGTGTTATTATCCCGGTGCAACAGCTCAACAGTACAAGTATTTAGAACTCCACGTATTTGCTGATGCAAGCGAAGACGCTTATGCTGCAGTTGCCTTCTTCCGTATTCCTGTTTCCGACGAATCTTTCCAGTGCTCCTTGGTTGCGGCTAAGACAAAAGTAGCCCCTCTGAAACACTGCTCCATCCCTCGTTTAGAACTGCAGGCGGCCGTTCTCGCAACACGTTTAGCAACATTCATCAAAGAGGGGCATACTTTGACAATACACAAAACAGTCTTCTGGTCAGATTCAAGCACAGTTTTGGCATGGATACGCTCCGATCATCGGCGTTATAAACAGTTTGTTGCCTGTCGTGTTTCTGAGGTCTTAACAACAACTACGATCTCTGACTGGCGGTGGATATCGACGAAACTAAACGTAGCAGATCTAGCGACAAAATGGGGTCAAGGAGGCCAACTGAATACAAACAGCTCATGGTTTCAGGGTCCCGAGTTCTTGAAATTAGGTGAAAAGTATTGGCCTAGACCAAAATCAATCTTAGCTACCAACGAAGAGATGAAACTTTGTGGAATACATCATGGTATTACTGTTCCGGTACCGGTGATTGACCCTTCACGTTTTTCACGGTGGACTAGGATGGTAAGAGTGACGGCGTacgttttacggtactttaaCAACGTTCAAAAGAAAAGATCAAAGCTGAATAGTTCTTATCTCACTCAAGATGAATTGCAGGAGGCTGAAaattacctttttcgcatttcacaatGGGAGGCTTTTCCAGAAGATATGTCAGTACTGCTGTCGACTACCAATGTTGGTGTAGAAAAGAACAGTCCTTTGTACAAGTTATCCCCTTACTTAGATGAGCACGGAGTGCTCAGAGTGGACGGTCGAATAGGAGCGGCTAGGAACGTTGAAGAGAGAACCAAGTTTCCAGTAATCCTGTGCAAGCAACATCGGGTTACCGATCTCCTGATCGATTACTATCATAGTAAATATCATCACGCAAACTTTGAAACTGTAGTGAACGAAATAAGACAATTTTTCTACATCCCTCAAATACGATCGCGAGCCAAGAAAATCGTAAAACATTGTCAATGGTGCAAAGTGTACAAAGCACGCCCTCAAGTTCCCAGAATGGCACCGCTTCCTGAAGCAAGATTAGCATCATTTACCCGACCCTTTAGCTATGTTGGGCTAGATCTTTTCGGACCGGTTTCTGTTAAAGTTGGTAGAAGCGCAGTGAAGCGATGGGTAGCCTTGTTCACGTGCTTAACCATACGCGCAGTACATGTGGAGGTTGTGTACGGTCTGGACACTCAATCGTGCATCATGAGTATCCGTCGGTTTGTCGCTCGTCGTGGCTCTCCGCTAGAATTTCATTCAGATAACGGCACAAACTTTCGAGGTGCAGATAACATACTACAGAATCAGATACGTAACATTCAAGAAGGACTGGCGTCAACGTTCACAAATACCGTAACGAAGTGGATTTTTATTCCTCCTGGAACCCCGCACATGGGAGGCTCCTGGGAGCGTATGGTGCGCTCGGTAAAAACAGCGATGTACTCAAGTATTGAAGCCGGACGGAAGTTGACCGACGAAGCTCTATTGACCCTGCTGGTTGAAGCCGAAAGCATAGTAAACTCAAGACCACTGACGTATCTTCCGTTGgaggctccagagagtgaagcTCTTACTCCAAATCACCTTTTGCTTGGTAGCTCTAGCGGCATAAAACAACCTGGAATAGAACCGGTGGATGAAAGATTGGCGCTCAAGAACTCCTGGTATCAAATTCAACATCAAGCTGATATCTTCTGGCGTCGTTGGACTCGTGAATATCTTCCGGAACTGACTCGCCGAACAAAATGGCTGGGAGAATCGCGTCCAGTTATTGAAGGAGATTTGGTCATAATCGTAGACGATGGAAAAAGAAATGGTTGGATACGGGGTAAAGTCATAAAGGTCATATCCGGGCAAGACGGGCGAGTTAGAAGGGCTTTGATTCATACTCATAAAGGGATCTCTAAACAATCAGTCTCAAAGTTGGCAATTCTAgatgtggctccagagagtaacaCAGGATCTGCTTGACCTGTGTTACGGGGGGGAGGCTGTTGGAAACTGGTTGCACTGGAGTTTGGCGGCGACGCTTCATCGGTGTTGCGGATTCTTCAGCGTCGCGACATATGAGATTTTGACGTCTCTTCAAGACATTTCACATCCGGTTGTAAACTAGATTAGAAGCTAGAGTTCCTGAAATTAGAAAgcctaaaattattattatcctTCCACAAAGTTATACTTACCTTCAAGTTATACTTACCTTCAAGTTATACTTACTCCTAGTTATACTTACCTCCAAGTTGTTGTGCTAAGATAGCTACTCGTAGCTTATTTATCCGGGACTGAACCAGCAAATATTCCGCGAGCAGTATACCAGGTTTGACTCATACTTACCACATGTAAACGTAGAGATTTATTCGTAATTCTAATCTATAGCCACTGGAAAGTTCGGATAAAACCGTTAGGAGAAAACCCGTTTCGGTAGTTGAAAAGAACAAGCGATATAAGCGCACTAAATTTGTAAGTGTTAAATAGTACTTTCTGCTTAAACCTACTTTACTTAAAATAACCTTAAAATAAATTGCAGCTTGAAGCTGTCGTTGACAAGCTATCTAGATTggtgaacctttttttttcaataccggAACATACATAGTGAATGTTGAGCTTATCAAAATTCGAACTTTATCTTTTTCcttagaaaattcattgtaatggatacaaataagtacAACACCATGGTTAGAttgcaacatttgtgtaccacaacactcattctttttattttaatactaTAGCTGaccccgtacgaacttcgtttcgcaagcaattatgaaaatgtgataaaataagaTTATGTTTTAAAGTAAAGTATGATATTCCTTACATTGAATAAACAATAACTTTTCAGTAAGAGCATTCTTATTCAAAAGATTGAAAACCATCACAATCACAACGTATCTGTTTCTTTCCAAAACCCGTTCTTCAATTCGTATGTTTACCATTGATTTTCCACAAAAATGTCACGAAAACTGATGCTGGTTCATGAAAATAACGCTTTTTCGTTACATGACTATCCAAAATTATatagggtaggtgtaccctcctccgtcgtattcctcttattcgtcttaattcatgaatgcatgttttagacccgaaaaatcactttccactttaatagactacttcacatgataaacttacgcctggaaatttattttctatcacaaatttgtcacttttaaaactattttttaagatatttgattttgaaatctcgaAGTGAAAATAATTATTGGCACACcccgccatattgaaagacgaacttagtgatccccccatcgtgtttctttgttttaacgcTTCCTGTTAATGCatataacaatcaaaatcatcaaattcaacagaaaagtgttgaaataaaattagaaaaattatttcaaaccaatctgaactatataaatttgtcaatttttgattgaaatcgaATTGCTCGGcacccataattcgtcgtaattttgcgacaggaataggaaaccgttttgcaagaattggaattagaccggttcatttttactattttttgctgaccacagtcggactaatagagaatgaacataattcatttctaagtaatcacaacacaataaagtaattttgaagcTAGGAACTAGATGCGCTGGGaaataagtgcaaaaagtctttttatattgataaattacttgaatgtattcagcattgcttataatgcatggttttaaATGAACATAGAATTGACGGCATTTTTAGCTAAGTGGTTGGTGTttaacaaattatttactaccagtaccgtgcataatttaatagacgtttgagtgcacgcaagaatatctccaattttacacatttctaacgttcaactccaatgacattgtttcttcataattttttattttaagatttgattatttttggttcgattatctgatgacactaaacctctcttaagtatttgaaacattagATACATCAACTATATAAAAATTAGACTTTTCcaacttctttcattcaaacagcaatatcttacatacgaccaaacgctttgttctacagaatgttcactgagagatccttgtaaacttaaacttaaacttctccagttttcagaaattctctaaatgggaatcaataactacttgaggaaaaaaatcaattcctggaccgataacctcgatttctattgaattttgacgATGCATGGAAAATTGATGCTAAAAACTCCcgttgaaattcaaaatgacaagagaatttagatgaatgaataatttaaactttgaaataagagttcacgagtctctggtttggatcgCAATACAAGTTTGTacattttttgtacataaagtcgttcaaaataaaacaaaatcgaaccccttttttatgctgattcctaccatataagttttaaatcttgactcatgtttgcttcagattttataaattctcagtgaattttcaacaaaagatgttttgtcatttttgacatattacagtttgaatgaaaaagtcgaaaagttttatcgctcgtaaaaaaaactcgaatagatgagctgaaccagtctaatgcgcattacacgcatcaacgtggcgtttctttgtttcgatatccttcgccagggttcccacatgtataagaatacacatgttgacaaaacgcaaatgtgattctgcctctcctcaaatgtcttactattcagtctcattacgtagaaaaacatttagttctattaaaaatgttgatgttctttaaaaaTGGGtagtttttgtgtaaatttgtgcattgtaatttgtgttaaatgtctgtataaatgttatgaaattttatcttacagacaaatcctggatcatggcagccctgtccgttggagagtgtgttggtagaaaatacatttgcagggtggattcaatttgtaaggtctaatattgtgctgtctgcaattgccttagccaagcaatggtacctagctacaataacgctgccttgagatttcttggcaagaccattttattgcgacttagaGCTCATTCGAACTTTGCCGTTATCCTGCACGGTTGATCCGCGCGAAGTAAATAATAGCATTtccatgaaccgcaaccgcaaaatttcaaatctatttctcatgagggaggaatagtttgagacaatttcagtataattgaatagaaggtataatattttgctgcctacagatgcattagccaagcaatggtagacctgtttacaataaagctatcctagtttaatggcttattgcgactggttacttgaaAGAACTACTGCTGTTATCCTGTGCGGTTGATCTGTTCGATGTAAGCTAATGCCAaatgcatgaaccgcaaccgcaaaattttaaatgtatttctgaagagggtggaataaattgagacaacttcggtctccttgtacgacggaattaggaacctggtacgacaatgaaggaacttgaatgaggaaaataaatcataaatt
It includes:
- the LOC129746587 gene encoding uncharacterized protein LOC129746587, producing MKLCGIHHGITVPVPVIDPSRFSRWTRMVRVTAYVLRYFNNVQKKRSKLNSSYLTQDELQEAENYLFRISQWEAFPEDMSVLLSTTNVGVEKNSPLYKLSPYLDEHGVLRVDGRIGAARNVEERTKFPVILCKQHRVTDLLIDYYHSKYHHANFETVVNEIRQFFYIPQIRSRAKKIVKHCQWCKVYKARPQVPRMAPLPEARLASFTRPFSYVGLDLFGPVSVKVGRSAVKRWVALFTCLTIRAVHVEVVYGLDTQSCIMSIRRFVARRGSPLEFHSDNGTNFRGADNILQNQIRNIQEGLASTFTNTVTKWIFIPPGTPHMGGSWERMVRSVKTAMYSSIEAGRKLTDEALLTLLVEAESIVNSRPLTYLPLEAPESEALTPNHLLLGSSSGIKQPGIEPVDERLALKNSWYQIQHQADIFWRRWTREYLPELTRRTKWLGESRPVIEGDLVIIVDDGKRNGWIRGKVIKVISGQDGRVRRALIHTHKGISKQSVSKLAILDVAPESNTGSA